The bacterium region CTCGATTTCCGATTTGCCCCTGCTCTCGCAGGTCGGCCATCCCTGGGTGGTCAATCCCGACTCCAAGCTGCGCCGCGAAGCCGAGCGCCGAAATTGGCCGATCCTCCATTTCAAGGAGACGATCGGTCGCAAGGGGCTTTAGCCCCGCCGCTTGCGCCGCGGCGCGTCAAATCGATTCATTGCGGAAATACCCGATTTCGTTCATTATTCGGCCGCAAGGAGCGCACCAAAGCATGCCGCCACCCTATCGCGTGATCGCCCTCGGGGACTCGCTCACCTATGGGTATCCCTTCGGGAAGAATCTTTCCTGGGTGGAGTACACCGCCAAGGAGCTGCACACGCCCATCCTCAATCAGGGGATCAACGGCAACACCTTGCGCGACATGCTCCGGCGGGTGACGATCGACGTCCTCGATCTGAAGCCCGAATTCTGCATCGTTTTCGGCGGCGCCAATGACGTCTATCAAGGCGTCGATCTCGAGCTGATGCAATCCAACCTTCTCAAGCTGCTCGAGCTCCTCGACGAGCACGAGATCCGGCCTATTTTGGCGCTGCCGCCGCCGCTCGAGGACGAGGTCTACGAGAAGATCCTCGGCAAATTTCGCCGCTGGCTGAAGGCCCGGGCCAAAGAGCAAAAGATTCCGGTGATCGACTTCCATGCCGCTTTCATCGACCCCAAGAAGAAGAAGCCGACCGCGGCTTTCTATGAAGACGGCATCCACCCTTCCTCCAAAGGCTACCAAGCCATGGCCAAGGCGGCGGTGAAGGTGCTGCAGCCGGCTCTCGCCAAATCCGCGTAGTAGCAAGGGGCTTTAGCCCCGCTCCTCCTTGGCAAAGACGGGGCTAA contains the following coding sequences:
- a CDS encoding GDSL-type esterase/lipase family protein; the encoded protein is MPPPYRVIALGDSLTYGYPFGKNLSWVEYTAKELHTPILNQGINGNTLRDMLRRVTIDVLDLKPEFCIVFGGANDVYQGVDLELMQSNLLKLLELLDEHEIRPILALPPPLEDEVYEKILGKFRRWLKARAKEQKIPVIDFHAAFIDPKKKKPTAAFYEDGIHPSSKGYQAMAKAAVKVLQPALAKSA